A genome region from Nicotiana tabacum cultivar K326 chromosome 13, ASM71507v2, whole genome shotgun sequence includes the following:
- the LOC107808404 gene encoding putative zinc finger protein CONSTANS-LIKE 11 isoform X1, which translates to MDPVCELCGVVRGLVYCKSDSARLCLQCDENVHSANCLSRRHSRSLICDKCSSQPAVVRCMDEEMCLCESCDWNENGCTGTGHRLKQLNPYNGSLSPTEFTRMLSEVLEIPDTNFGSFSTPCSSLSINENSSLETKGNGGSLVANKLNELASNYKFDPWAIPSNLNCLTSYKRDPVPFSEGSGLSKQDCPIKDLGFQEGDDLAKGVNFDDVTLSFDCGNYELLGSSQQSHPIYSSEDKELDCLVMEKNSSVTGSNSHVETSLEATSSGPQEYMGLQASQMAAAASSTNLFQTMSATANCMLMNPSSIGLPFLPAPIHSSMSLSLSNITGESSATTDYQDCGLSPVFLNGESWDLNLEKSPQKRHEAKMRYNEKKKSRTFGKQIRYESRKARADTRRRVKGRFVKAGEAYDYDPSETKEF; encoded by the exons ATGGATCCTGTATGTGAATTATGTGGGGTGGTGAGGGGATTAGTGTATTGTAAATCAGATTCAGCAAGGCTTTGCTTGCAATGTGATGAAAATGTGCACTCAGCAAATTGTTTATCGCGAAGGCATTCTCGTTCTCTCATTTGTGACAAATGCAGTTCACAGCCAGCAGTTGTTAGATGCATGGATGAAGAAATGTGCTTGTGTGAAAGCTGTGATTGGAACGAAAATGGCTGTACGGGGACAGGGCATCGACTCAAACAGCTGAACCCTTATAATGGAAGTCTATCTCCTACTGAGTTCACAAGGATGTTGTCTGAAGTTCTTGAAATTCCTGACACTAATTTTGGCAGCTTCAGTACTCCTTGTAGCTCATTGAGTATCAATGAGAATAGCAGTTTGGAGACTAAAGGAAATGGAGGTTCATTGGTTGCTAATAAGCTTAATGAGTTAGCTTCTAATTATAAGTTTGATCCATGGGCCATCCCTTCAAATCTCAATTGCTTGACTTCCTACAAAAGAGATCCAGTACCCTTCTCAGAGGGATCTGGCCTTTCTAAG CAAGATTGTCCAATTAAGGATCTCGGATTTCAGGAAGGTGATGATCTCGCAAAAGGTGTCAATTTTGATGACGTGACATTGAGTTTCGACTGTGGTAATTATGAACTTTTGGGAAGTTCACAACAGAGTCATCCAATATACTCTAGTGAAGACAAGGAATTAGATTGCCTAGTCATGGAGAAAAATTCATCCGTAACGGGATCTAATAGTCATGTGGAAACATCTCTTGAG GCTACATCATCAGGACCACAAGAGTATATGGGATTGCAGGCCTCACAAATGGCTGCAGCTGCAAGTTCAACGAATCTGTTTCAGACGATGAGTGCCACTGCAAATTGCATGCTTATGAATCCCAGTAGCATCGGCTTACCATTTCTACCTGCACCAATCCATTCAAGCATGTCATTATCACTCTCCAACATCACTGGAGAAAGTAGTGCAACAACTGACTATCAAGATTGTGGATTGTCACCAGTGTTTCTGAATGGTGAATCCTGGGATTTGAATTTAGAAAAAAGTCCACAGAAAAGGCATGAAGCCAAGATGAGATAcaatgagaaaaagaaaagtaGAAC GTTTGGTAAGCAAATAAGATATGAGTCGCGTAAGGCTAGGGCAGATACCAGAAGACGAGTTAAAGGTAGATTTGTTAAGGCTGGGGAAGCTTATGATTATGATCCATCAGAAACAAAAGAATTCTGA
- the LOC107808404 gene encoding zinc finger protein CONSTANS-LIKE 12-like isoform X2, with product MDEEMCLCESCDWNENGCTGTGHRLKQLNPYNGSLSPTEFTRMLSEVLEIPDTNFGSFSTPCSSLSINENSSLETKGNGGSLVANKLNELASNYKFDPWAIPSNLNCLTSYKRDPVPFSEGSGLSKQDCPIKDLGFQEGDDLAKGVNFDDVTLSFDCGNYELLGSSQQSHPIYSSEDKELDCLVMEKNSSVTGSNSHVETSLEATSSGPQEYMGLQASQMAAAASSTNLFQTMSATANCMLMNPSSIGLPFLPAPIHSSMSLSLSNITGESSATTDYQDCGLSPVFLNGESWDLNLEKSPQKRHEAKMRYNEKKKSRTFGKQIRYESRKARADTRRRVKGRFVKAGEAYDYDPSETKEF from the exons ATGGATGAAGAAATGTGCTTGTGTGAAAGCTGTGATTGGAACGAAAATGGCTGTACGGGGACAGGGCATCGACTCAAACAGCTGAACCCTTATAATGGAAGTCTATCTCCTACTGAGTTCACAAGGATGTTGTCTGAAGTTCTTGAAATTCCTGACACTAATTTTGGCAGCTTCAGTACTCCTTGTAGCTCATTGAGTATCAATGAGAATAGCAGTTTGGAGACTAAAGGAAATGGAGGTTCATTGGTTGCTAATAAGCTTAATGAGTTAGCTTCTAATTATAAGTTTGATCCATGGGCCATCCCTTCAAATCTCAATTGCTTGACTTCCTACAAAAGAGATCCAGTACCCTTCTCAGAGGGATCTGGCCTTTCTAAG CAAGATTGTCCAATTAAGGATCTCGGATTTCAGGAAGGTGATGATCTCGCAAAAGGTGTCAATTTTGATGACGTGACATTGAGTTTCGACTGTGGTAATTATGAACTTTTGGGAAGTTCACAACAGAGTCATCCAATATACTCTAGTGAAGACAAGGAATTAGATTGCCTAGTCATGGAGAAAAATTCATCCGTAACGGGATCTAATAGTCATGTGGAAACATCTCTTGAG GCTACATCATCAGGACCACAAGAGTATATGGGATTGCAGGCCTCACAAATGGCTGCAGCTGCAAGTTCAACGAATCTGTTTCAGACGATGAGTGCCACTGCAAATTGCATGCTTATGAATCCCAGTAGCATCGGCTTACCATTTCTACCTGCACCAATCCATTCAAGCATGTCATTATCACTCTCCAACATCACTGGAGAAAGTAGTGCAACAACTGACTATCAAGATTGTGGATTGTCACCAGTGTTTCTGAATGGTGAATCCTGGGATTTGAATTTAGAAAAAAGTCCACAGAAAAGGCATGAAGCCAAGATGAGATAcaatgagaaaaagaaaagtaGAAC GTTTGGTAAGCAAATAAGATATGAGTCGCGTAAGGCTAGGGCAGATACCAGAAGACGAGTTAAAGGTAGATTTGTTAAGGCTGGGGAAGCTTATGATTATGATCCATCAGAAACAAAAGAATTCTGA